Part of the Camelus dromedarius isolate mCamDro1 chromosome 11, mCamDro1.pat, whole genome shotgun sequence genome is shown below.
ACATTATCATGGATGCCGAGTTCCAAGAACTGCAGAGAAATTTCATGGACAAATACTACCAGGAGTTTGAAGACTCAGAAGAGAATAAACTCACCTACACGGTAATTTTTAATGAATACCTTTCACTGAGAGAAAAGTATATTGAAGAACAGATAGTGGAGCAGATACCCGCATTCAACACGGCAGCTTTCACAACAACGTTAAAGCATCATCAAGATGAAGTGACTCATGACATATTCAATGTGCTGCTCACATTTACGGACTTCCTGGCCTTTAAAGAGATGTTTCTAGAGTACTGAGCAGAAAACAAAAGGCTGAGGACTGGACTTCAGCAGTGGTTTAGTGGTGACTTCCTTGTGCAAATCACCTGTACCAGCTTCCCAGAACAATCTGGGGCACTAGCTCCCACGTCCAGGCAAGGGAAGCCCTCTGATGTCATGGGCCCTGTAGTTGGGAAGAGGCTTCTGCTCCTGATGATGAGAGAATACACCTTGGGAAGACTGGCTCTGTCGTGCAGCTTTTTATTAGTGTTAAGCATTGATGGGTCAAAAAGATAATTTACTTGACCCTCCCAGGACTTCTGCTTTTTTCTGAAACACCTTCTTCTATTCAATAATCCCTGCCGAAGTAAACACCTCTCCAAGGTGCTTCTGAGAGTCTGGCTGCTCTGGGGCAAGACTGTGTCAAGAATTCCACCTGGAAGGCCCCTACCCCAGCATCTATGTTCTGTGTGATGGAATAACACCCTCACAAGCCCTCCCTGTCCCAAATGCCACAGGCGGCTTTGCCTGAATCTTCCGTGCGCTCACAGCTCCTTCTCCTGGGCAAGAACTTCGGTCCTTCAAACACAGCAGCCGACCCATGTGGAGTTTTTTACGATTTGGGGAGCACTTACCTAGGGTGTTAAAACAGCTGCTCCTGTCTTCAGATTTCTGAAACTCCTACTTACTGCACACCATTATGGGAAAGTCAGAACTAGTCTTGTCTATGGGAATAGACGAGAAAAGATGTCCTTAACCCAAAAGCTATGTGTGAAAATCAACTCCTCGTCTTGGGTTTGCAGGTCTTATCTGTCTTCTACTCCTGACCCTAGTCTTTTGAAAGAAGCCTATTTCTTTTTTAgtatcatttttgaaaaaaaaaattgtaaatgaatACTCTAATGCATCTAGTAGATTTAATCTTAGAATTTCTATGATTAACCACTTTAAAATCTAAGTATTAAAGGGCTGTAATTTTTAGTTGTTAGTGCTATGGTGGCAAAAATACTTCACTGAAGTTACTAGTTTACTGGGCACAGTGAATATATGCTTTATATACTGTAAGAAGACTAAAAGGTACCCTTTTCTTATGGCATATTAAGTGTATTTGTGCAAGTTTGTTTAAAATCCTTTCTGGATAGATTAGTTGGTTATTTctggactggggtgggggtgagtttGGTTAATATGTGATTCTTCAAGCTCTGTACTTCCAACTCTATTCTTCGTCCTGTCAAAATGGTGCCGCACTGCTCTACCTCAGCCTGAGGACGGAGGGGGAGCAGAGAGGTTTGGTAATGATGATCTTGTCTGGCTCTGGTCTAGGAAAATGTTTGGTAGAACATTACAGACCAAAAAACATGAATATGACACCTGtagatagaagaaaaaataatattttaattcccAATGTGTacgtttgatttttttcatttaaaaattaaaatctgcactgtaaaagaaaataatgatctCCATCTATATTTGTTGTATGGAAAGATGTTATTTGGTAAATTTCTTCCCAGCTAAACTAAATTCTGTGAGAGCGGAGGCTAAATGTGTTTTCCACTCTATTTCTGGGCCTGGTACCGTGTCTGGAAAACAGTAATCACTCAGTCCagttgttgaatgactgaatgggTCAATCCCACAATAGATAATGCAGCAACCTGTGTTAATGAAAGTTGCTTTCAATCTTGGGAAGTTCTCTTTGGCATCAAAGGGAAACACACATCATTATCAACATACTTCCCCTAGTCAGTCTCCCTGACTCTTCCGCTGGAGATCAGAACTCTCCAGAGCTGAAGGTGGGCCCACCCATGTCGGAAACCTAAAGAAACCTCTCTTACTAATACAGGAGCTTCAGGTTTGGTTTCTGGCTCCTCAAGACTCCAGAGAGCTGTTAGCAGCACATGCCAGAGTGGGGGCAAGGGAGGGCAAACAGGAGACCGAGAGCAAGTCAGCCGGCCCCGGCCGGCAGCACAGCACGGGGGTCACGAGTGCAGACTTTGGATCTGAGGCCCAGATCTGCTGCTTCCATGGCTAACGCAGGCATGTTCCTCTGCCTCTCTAACCCCCGCTTCCTCATCAGGAAAGTGAGGATAATTACCACCTGCCTCCCGTGGTAGTTAGAAGGATTACATGAAACAACAGGTACAAAATGCCCAGCGTATGACTCGCACCAGTAAGTACGGAACAAAAGCTAATTGTTTAATCGTGTTGTTTTTGTTAGTATGTCAGGACAGCAGCTGCATTTCAGAGTCCACCCTGTCCTCTTCAGGTGAGCCACTAGCTCACTGAAAGTCACAGTGCCTCGTACGTGCCCAGCAaggagaggcacagagaagaaggCGGCACATTTGTCCCTCCAGGGAATTTCCATTCTCGTGCGGAGCGCAGGTGCTGAAACGAGTGCTGAAAACAGGACAAGTGATGAAAACGGGTTAACAGGGTCCTATGGGAGCCGAAACAGACATTCAGTGCCATGTGGCAGTCCGGGAGAGCTTTCAGGGGGCAGTGCCTGAGAGATCTATGATGAGAAGGCCTAGCCAAGTAATTGAAGGTGAAATGAGCATTCCTGGCAAGGAAGACAGATTATCAAAGGCACAGAGGCCTGAAGCAATAGGCTTGCAATGGAACTGCCCGCACCCCACAGACCATCGGCGCGGGTCTTGAAAGTCCCCACATAAGGCTACACCATTTGCCTGGCTTGTTTCCTGTGTCTTTGCCCAAAATTAAAGGGCATTTCAAAATCAAATGAACTTCTAAAAATATGTGCTTTCCTGAAATTCAGAATGATCTCTGTCTGGCTCAGCAACTACCAATATGACTCTAGCCAAGCAGCCTTTCCCAAGGAGAGGGCTGAACGAGATGGCCTCTCGCTTGGGC
Proteins encoded:
- the LOC105094603 gene encoding LOW QUALITY PROTEIN: ADP-ribosylation factor-like protein 2-binding protein (The sequence of the model RefSeq protein was modified relative to this genomic sequence to represent the inferred CDS: deleted 1 base in 1 codon; substituted 2 bases at 2 genomic stop codons), which translates into the protein MVTGGRVRLLEVNSGSPMQSGRLRWAPGGRMDAAEVTEVSEESFALSAMEAEFDVVVGSLEDIIMDAEFQELQRNFMDKYYQEFEDSEENKLTYTVIFNEYLSLREKYIEEQIVEQIPAFNTAAFTTTLKHHQDEVTHDIFNVLLTFTDFLAFKEMFLEYXAENKGXGLDFSSGLVVTSLCKSPVPASQNNLGH